Proteins encoded in a region of the Bradyrhizobium sp. CB3481 genome:
- a CDS encoding GntR family transcriptional regulator — protein sequence MKGPLKHRTLSAAIVDQLRQAILDGTYPAGSQLRQDALGDTYGVSRIPVREALFQLEAEGLVRIVPQKGAIVSELSLDEINDVFDLRRIMEPRLLAQSAPHFVEKDFAGLDDIQARFEKAIKARNVSEWGQLNADFHMALYVHARRPRTKAIVVALLQTSDRYTRLQLSNTKAMGTAEQEHAHLIALCRAKEIDEACRFLEQHIEAVRTDLLRVVSGGSIELRA from the coding sequence ATGAAGGGCCCCCTGAAGCACCGCACATTGTCGGCTGCGATCGTCGACCAGCTCCGGCAGGCCATTCTCGACGGCACCTATCCGGCCGGCTCCCAGCTTCGGCAGGATGCGCTCGGCGACACCTACGGCGTCAGCCGCATCCCGGTGCGCGAGGCGTTGTTTCAGCTCGAGGCCGAAGGGCTGGTGCGCATCGTCCCGCAAAAGGGCGCGATCGTTTCCGAACTGTCGCTGGACGAAATCAACGACGTGTTCGACCTCCGCCGGATCATGGAGCCGCGGCTTCTGGCGCAATCGGCGCCGCATTTTGTCGAGAAGGACTTTGCCGGGCTTGACGACATCCAGGCGCGCTTCGAGAAGGCGATCAAGGCGCGCAACGTCAGTGAATGGGGGCAGCTCAATGCCGACTTCCACATGGCGCTGTATGTCCACGCGCGGCGGCCGCGCACCAAGGCGATCGTGGTGGCGCTATTGCAGACCAGCGACCGCTACACCCGCCTGCAGCTGTCCAACACCAAGGCGATGGGAACGGCCGAACAGGAGCACGCCCATCTGATCGCGCTATGCCGGGCCAAAGAGATCGACGAGGCCTGCCGGTTTCTCGAGCAGCATATCGAGGCGGTCAGGACGGATCTGCTGCGCGTTGTCAGCGGAGGTTCAATCGAACTTCGCGCGTGA